A section of the Solitalea canadensis DSM 3403 genome encodes:
- a CDS encoding RagB/SusD family nutrient uptake outer membrane protein, producing MKQHIMKFSSYVKIGLVSLIVFACNKEYLDPQKAVPEEVFNSPSGLTAVVTGLQRVYTFERASSMYNVVTANGFVTKELLLVNPGNVAEGQLNAGGSTLDGTNTIITGLWASSNKIIFDADRVIVNAEKLNDKNYASGLIAYATIFKAIALGDLAMYWDHVPDGNGVNVGFITSEAGFNRAIADIDKALTLIAANPMSSTFLSAIPAGIDIVSMLNALKARYALYVGNNALALSTANAIDLTKKSTFNFDAITLNPIFQTATATNNVYQPVDSTLGLPVGLQPEFADQRVSFYTTINPTIAPRFRIKGFAVAANTSFPVYLTGEITLTKAEAYARQGDLVNGLAELNKVVTKTALTDPFGVGAALPPIASVASQQELLDLIYKHRCIELYMSGLKLIDMRRFGRPVTEMKRALFPYPFSERDNNPNTPPDPAF from the coding sequence ATGAAACAACATATCATGAAATTTTCATCATACGTAAAGATTGGGTTAGTCAGTCTTATTGTTTTTGCATGTAACAAAGAGTACCTGGATCCACAGAAAGCGGTGCCCGAGGAGGTTTTTAATTCTCCATCAGGGTTAACGGCTGTGGTAACAGGTTTACAACGTGTATATACATTTGAACGGGCAAGTTCAATGTATAATGTGGTAACTGCTAATGGGTTTGTGACTAAGGAATTGCTTTTGGTGAATCCGGGAAATGTGGCTGAAGGTCAGCTAAATGCCGGAGGAAGTACCTTAGATGGCACTAACACGATTATAACAGGCCTATGGGCAAGCAGTAATAAAATCATTTTTGATGCCGATAGGGTAATTGTTAATGCCGAGAAATTAAATGATAAAAATTACGCAAGTGGATTAATAGCCTATGCCACTATATTCAAAGCAATCGCTTTAGGTGATTTAGCCATGTATTGGGATCATGTACCCGATGGCAATGGAGTTAACGTAGGATTTATTACAAGTGAAGCTGGATTTAACCGGGCAATCGCTGATATTGATAAGGCGTTGACGCTTATTGCGGCCAATCCTATGAGCTCCACATTTTTAAGTGCCATACCTGCCGGAATTGATATCGTTAGTATGCTTAATGCTTTAAAAGCGCGATATGCATTATATGTAGGTAACAATGCCCTGGCGCTTAGCACGGCAAACGCGATTGATCTTACCAAAAAATCAACGTTTAACTTTGATGCAATAACACTAAATCCGATTTTCCAAACGGCAACAGCAACTAATAATGTTTATCAACCGGTTGACTCAACGTTAGGCCTTCCTGTGGGTTTACAGCCTGAATTCGCTGACCAACGCGTGTCTTTTTATACCACTATCAATCCAACAATTGCTCCCCGGTTTAGAATAAAGGGTTTTGCAGTTGCTGCCAATACTTCATTTCCGGTTTACTTAACTGGTGAAATAACCTTAACTAAAGCAGAAGCGTATGCACGTCAGGGCGATTTGGTAAATGGTTTAGCAGAATTGAACAAAGTGGTGACAAAAACAGCGTTAACTGATCCATTTGGCGTAGGAGCTGCACTCCCACCAATAGCCAGTGTTGCCTCGCAGCAGGAACTGCTGGATTTAATTTATAAGCATCGTTGTATTGAATTATACATGTCGGGCTTAAAGTTGATCGACATGCGACGATTCGGCCGACCAGTCACAGAGATGAAACGGGCTTTATTCCCATATCCGTTTTCGGAAAGGGATAATAATCCTAATACTCCGCCTGATCCGGCGTTTTGA
- a CDS encoding SusC/RagA family TonB-linked outer membrane protein → MTKFHLWRWLPLSTALLSLICLLLPPQFAAGQSNKYVISGVVTDLKKEPLPGVLVKVQNNNFATSTNIDGRFSLPATLNSATYTLEFSLLGYKTQRKAVTLGSDLSVTVSGELSEDVRGLDEVIVTGTSAGTTRKQLGSYVSSVSADQLNKGVATNALAALQGKTAGAQITQNSGDPAGGMSVRLRGISSVNSSSEPLYIVDGVIVNNSTTRVTNTTANYDRNDFVGNIGQNRMVDINPADIDRIEVLNGAAAAAIYGSRANAGVVQIFTKRGSAGAPVVSFSTSLTISELRKKIDVSHAPTKFGGSPDVQTQDILTPALINTTPVTRYDYQNDIFQTATGTDNNISVSGGKEETKYYTSLSYFSNEGIVQNTDFKRFNFRANLDQKLTKWASLTAGLNYINSSASEKPDGNSFFSPMNSVTIIGNFHDIYTRDVSGNLKAVGERGRVNPLSVIDDIEQRQETNRVLGNLGIKVFPIKNLTLDYTAGIDNYSQNGTTFIPAYPYNVSDAFFGGGPTLDPTRNGYSGKASNNVLQFNNEINGTYTVDINSDWGSTTQLGYSYQYEKGTYSLLQGRGLVPLIETVNGASTPIAGIDTRTELWISGAFLQQNFKYKDHLFVTGAIRVDGSSVFGQDERNQVYLKGNLSYVLSSTQYWEKLGASDWWDLFKLRIAYGESGNLTGIGAYDRFNGYNAQPYLGKSSLYSSIQLTNPQIKPERQQELEIGTDLSFLKNRIGVTFNWYKKRVNDLLFPTIIAPTTGYTSLQDNFGSLENKGFEVVLNVVPVRTNDFSWNASFIFNRNRNKAYDLSQPLLLLSTNAGAPVAIIEGQPVGVFYGTYFATDGSGNWILNPSGIPLTERGIQNGPLDVTVQRDANGLPLATGTTLRKIIGDPNPDYTASFVNDFSFKKLTLRIQLDAVQGVDVFNADWRTRQGVGNGLVAEQEHNGQLPRGYISGVYNIEEWRIDDGSFIKLREISLGYSFGKVKFFKDLSLNVSGRNLISWDDYKGYDPEVNAAGQSTVLRGIDFGSVPIPRTFSIGLQAKF, encoded by the coding sequence ATGACAAAATTCCACTTATGGAGGTGGCTACCATTATCCACCGCTTTATTATCATTAATTTGTTTGTTATTACCTCCACAGTTTGCAGCAGGTCAGTCCAATAAGTATGTTATTTCAGGAGTTGTAACCGACTTAAAAAAAGAGCCTCTGCCCGGAGTGCTCGTAAAGGTGCAAAACAACAATTTTGCTACTTCAACCAATATCGACGGGCGTTTTTCCTTGCCGGCAACGCTTAATTCGGCTACCTACACGCTCGAATTTTCATTATTGGGCTATAAGACCCAACGCAAAGCTGTGACATTAGGCAGTGATCTTAGTGTTACGGTAAGCGGTGAACTCTCAGAAGACGTAAGAGGTTTGGATGAAGTGATCGTTACCGGAACATCTGCCGGTACTACACGTAAACAATTAGGTAGCTACGTGAGTTCAGTCAGTGCCGACCAGTTGAATAAGGGTGTTGCTACAAATGCATTGGCCGCATTACAAGGTAAAACCGCAGGTGCCCAGATTACTCAAAACTCCGGTGATCCCGCCGGTGGAATGTCTGTGCGTTTACGGGGTATAAGTTCTGTAAACTCATCATCAGAGCCTTTGTATATTGTAGACGGAGTGATAGTCAATAATTCAACCACAAGGGTTACCAACACAACGGCTAATTATGATCGGAATGATTTTGTAGGAAATATTGGCCAAAACAGGATGGTGGATATCAATCCGGCAGATATAGATCGGATTGAAGTGCTAAACGGTGCAGCAGCAGCAGCTATTTATGGGTCCAGAGCCAATGCGGGTGTTGTACAGATTTTTACAAAAAGAGGAAGCGCAGGGGCCCCGGTTGTAAGTTTTTCTACCAGTTTAACAATTAGTGAACTTCGTAAAAAAATAGATGTTAGCCATGCTCCAACCAAGTTTGGAGGTTCGCCGGATGTTCAAACACAGGATATTTTAACACCAGCATTAATTAATACTACACCTGTAACCCGCTATGATTATCAGAATGATATTTTTCAAACGGCAACAGGTACGGATAACAATATTTCGGTTAGTGGAGGTAAAGAAGAAACCAAGTATTATACTTCACTATCCTATTTTTCTAATGAAGGTATAGTGCAGAATACTGATTTCAAAAGGTTTAATTTTAGGGCAAACCTTGACCAGAAATTAACAAAATGGGCATCTCTTACTGCAGGACTGAATTACATTAATAGTTCTGCTAGTGAAAAACCTGATGGTAACTCATTTTTTTCTCCCATGAACTCTGTGACCATCATTGGTAACTTCCATGACATTTACACCCGGGATGTATCAGGCAATCTGAAAGCTGTAGGGGAAAGAGGTCGTGTAAATCCCTTATCTGTCATAGATGATATCGAGCAACGGCAAGAGACAAATAGGGTATTGGGAAATCTGGGAATTAAAGTTTTTCCTATAAAGAATCTTACTCTTGATTATACTGCAGGGATTGATAATTACTCCCAAAATGGAACAACGTTTATTCCTGCCTACCCCTATAATGTTAGCGATGCATTTTTTGGAGGCGGTCCAACCTTAGATCCTACGCGAAATGGATATAGTGGCAAGGCAAGTAACAATGTTTTGCAGTTTAATAATGAAATTAATGGAACTTATACCGTCGATATTAACAGTGACTGGGGTTCTACTACCCAGCTAGGGTATTCCTACCAATATGAAAAAGGGACCTATTCATTATTACAGGGCAGAGGGCTGGTGCCTTTAATCGAAACAGTAAACGGGGCAAGTACTCCAATTGCAGGAATTGATACCAGAACTGAACTTTGGATATCAGGTGCCTTCTTGCAACAAAATTTTAAATATAAAGATCACTTATTTGTAACCGGAGCTATAAGGGTAGATGGATCTTCTGTGTTTGGACAAGACGAACGTAACCAGGTTTATTTAAAAGGAAATCTGAGCTATGTGCTATCATCCACTCAATATTGGGAAAAGTTGGGGGCTTCGGATTGGTGGGATTTGTTTAAACTTCGTATCGCTTATGGTGAATCGGGTAACCTTACCGGTATAGGTGCGTATGATCGCTTTAACGGGTACAATGCCCAACCTTACCTTGGTAAATCATCACTTTATTCTAGCATTCAACTGACTAATCCGCAAATAAAACCCGAACGTCAGCAAGAATTGGAAATAGGAACGGACCTTTCATTCTTGAAAAATAGAATTGGAGTTACGTTTAACTGGTATAAAAAACGGGTGAACGACCTATTATTTCCAACCATAATTGCACCTACTACTGGTTACACAAGTTTACAAGACAATTTTGGTTCACTTGAAAATAAAGGCTTCGAAGTGGTACTGAATGTGGTTCCGGTGCGCACTAATGACTTTAGCTGGAATGCTAGTTTTATTTTTAACCGAAATAGAAATAAAGCATATGATCTAAGTCAACCGCTTTTATTGTTGAGTACCAACGCAGGAGCTCCGGTTGCCATTATTGAAGGCCAACCTGTTGGTGTTTTCTACGGTACTTACTTTGCAACGGATGGATCTGGTAATTGGATACTTAACCCGAGCGGCATTCCATTAACAGAAAGGGGTATTCAAAATGGTCCATTAGATGTTACGGTACAACGTGATGCAAATGGTTTGCCATTAGCCACCGGAACTACTTTACGTAAAATTATTGGTGACCCAAATCCTGATTATACCGCTTCTTTTGTAAATGATTTTTCCTTCAAGAAACTCACATTGCGTATCCAATTAGATGCTGTGCAAGGTGTGGATGTTTTTAATGCCGATTGGAGAACCCGCCAGGGTGTTGGTAATGGTTTAGTGGCCGAGCAAGAACATAATGGACAATTGCCTAGAGGTTACATTTCAGGAGTTTATAATATTGAAGAATGGCGAATTGATGATGGTTCTTTTATAAAACTTCGTGAAATCTCTTTAGGGTATAGTTTTGGAAAAGTTAAGTTCTTCAAAGATTTAAGCCTTAATGTAAGTGGCCGGAATTTGATTTCATGGGATGATTATAAAGGGTACGACCCTGAGGTTAATGCCGCCGGTCAAAGCACTGTTTTGCGGGGTATTGATTTTGGCTCTGTTCCAATTCCAAGAACGTTCAGCATTGGACTTCAGGCTAAATTTTAA
- a CDS encoding alpha-amylase family glycosyl hydrolase translates to MKKALLLWMVFMSISVITIAQKIEVYPTNWWVGMKMNSIQLLVRSTTDEFSSDKVTINYPGINVLKTHQFTNKNYIAVDITIAPETVPGEVIIQCMQKGKTKNIKWSLGKRKAGLGTEYAQGVNSSDFIDLIMVDRFSNGDETNDKVAGMRDQALNRKEMYDRHGGDLQGVINHLDYLQDLGVTTLWFTPILENNMDNRTEHGYSITDHYKVDARYGGNELYIKLSNQLHQRGMKLIADIVYNHFGSYHFLAQDPPANDWVHLWPEYTQTSYREQALFDPYASKADRKKMSDGWFDKMMPDINQENEYMANFIIQNSIWQIEEFGIDGVRLDTYTYNNLEFANKCNQALMTEYPKLTIFGEAMVHGVVNQAYFEDNNINTPFKSNLQSVVDFQSLYYGIIPALTQPFGWTDGVNRLYYTLSSDFLSKNPMQKVLLLDNHDEPRFFSVVGENAEKQKIGYQWLLTCRGIPQLYYGSEILMKGFKAPDGLVRSDFPGGFKGDEKNAFTGKGLTDAEKANQELVRKLANYRKKSSAITSGKLMHYVPVDGLYVYFRYDDNQTVMCVMNTANSSKAIDFAKYDERTEGFKTARNVISEYQLDVSAVATIPAMSMWVLELQK, encoded by the coding sequence ATGAAAAAAGCACTATTGCTATGGATGGTATTTATGTCCATCTCTGTAATTACCATCGCTCAAAAGATAGAGGTTTACCCAACCAACTGGTGGGTAGGAATGAAAATGAATTCGATTCAATTACTTGTTCGCAGTACAACGGATGAGTTTTCTTCGGATAAGGTAACCATCAACTATCCCGGAATAAACGTTTTAAAAACACATCAGTTTACCAATAAAAATTACATTGCAGTTGATATTACCATAGCCCCTGAAACAGTACCCGGTGAAGTTATCATCCAATGTATGCAGAAAGGAAAAACCAAGAACATAAAATGGTCATTAGGCAAAAGAAAAGCCGGGCTTGGAACCGAATATGCTCAAGGGGTTAACTCATCCGATTTTATTGACCTTATTATGGTGGATCGTTTTAGTAATGGTGACGAAACCAACGATAAGGTGGCGGGTATGAGGGATCAGGCACTGAACCGGAAAGAAATGTACGACAGACATGGAGGCGATTTGCAAGGTGTAATTAATCACCTCGATTATCTTCAGGACTTAGGTGTTACAACACTTTGGTTTACGCCAATTTTAGAAAACAATATGGATAATCGGACTGAACATGGTTATTCAATTACAGATCATTATAAAGTAGATGCACGTTACGGAGGAAATGAGCTTTATATAAAACTGAGCAATCAACTCCATCAACGCGGCATGAAACTCATTGCCGATATCGTCTATAATCATTTCGGTTCTTATCATTTTTTAGCTCAAGACCCTCCTGCCAACGATTGGGTACATCTATGGCCTGAATACACGCAAACCAGCTACAGAGAACAGGCCTTATTTGATCCCTATGCGTCTAAAGCCGACCGGAAGAAAATGAGTGATGGGTGGTTTGATAAAATGATGCCAGATATAAACCAGGAAAATGAATACATGGCCAATTTCATCATTCAAAACAGTATTTGGCAAATAGAAGAATTTGGAATTGATGGCGTTAGGTTGGATACTTATACCTACAACAACCTGGAGTTTGCTAACAAATGCAATCAGGCATTAATGACCGAATATCCGAAACTAACCATTTTTGGAGAAGCAATGGTGCATGGTGTTGTTAATCAGGCCTATTTTGAGGATAACAATATCAATACCCCTTTTAAAAGCAATTTGCAATCGGTGGTTGATTTCCAATCGCTGTACTACGGAATTATACCGGCGCTAACACAACCTTTTGGCTGGACAGATGGAGTTAACCGATTGTATTATACACTTAGCAGTGATTTTCTGAGCAAGAACCCTATGCAAAAAGTACTCCTGTTGGATAATCATGATGAGCCACGTTTTTTCTCAGTTGTTGGTGAAAACGCAGAGAAACAAAAAATCGGTTATCAATGGCTACTCACCTGCCGCGGTATTCCTCAATTGTATTACGGTTCAGAAATTTTGATGAAAGGCTTTAAAGCTCCTGATGGATTAGTAAGGAGTGATTTTCCGGGAGGATTTAAGGGTGATGAGAAAAACGCTTTTACAGGAAAAGGACTTACCGATGCCGAAAAAGCAAACCAGGAATTAGTTAGAAAACTGGCCAACTATCGCAAAAAATCTTCTGCCATTACCAGCGGAAAGTTAATGCACTACGTACCGGTTGATGGCTTGTATGTGTATTTCAGGTACGATGATAATCAAACGGTGATGTGTGTGATGAATACCGCTAATTCGTCCAAAGCAATTGACTTTGCAAAGTACGATGAACGTACTGAAGGTTTTAAAACAGCTCGAAACGTAATTTCTGAATACCAGTTGGACGTTTCAGCAGTCGCGACTATTCCCGCCATGAGCATGTGGGTGTTGGAATTACAAAAATAA
- a CDS encoding RNA polymerase sigma factor has product MESLVLKGIQECFACFSAAFQLCKIEGRSYEEVAKILGISTATVNSHMTKSLQSIREFILKHQDLLILLMTSYIVLHTSTTYKQVDLMNGRNLNQVENPVSLYRFTNSQNSPS; this is encoded by the coding sequence ATGGAGAGTTTGGTTTTAAAAGGTATTCAAGAATGCTTCGCATGTTTTTCTGCAGCATTTCAGCTGTGTAAAATTGAAGGTAGAAGTTATGAAGAAGTAGCCAAGATTTTGGGAATCTCAACGGCTACAGTAAATAGCCATATGACCAAATCGTTGCAATCCATAAGGGAATTTATCCTGAAGCATCAGGATTTATTGATTTTACTGATGACTTCTTATATAGTATTGCATACAAGCACAACTTACAAGCAAGTCGATTTGATGAATGGCCGAAACTTAAATCAAGTTGAAAATCCTGTTTCGCTTTATAGATTTACTAATTCGCAAAATTCCCCTTCATAA
- a CDS encoding pyridoxal-dependent decarboxylase produces the protein MYWKKLTQNEIKETIFSALTKNSNYRDEIIFGVPGTFLDSEQFYPDAPFLKDSPYLSVLVNNPNHIGCHTLSDEPVEELFAGTHEIEKDLIKLCAEQLFKAETNSVDGYVAPGGTEANIQAMWVYRNYFVKEFGAKIDEIALVYSQDSHYSMPKGGNILNLQSVIVEVEEETRSIKQSDLETKVNQALTNGIKYFIVIANMSTTMFGSVDDVDHLAAYFDSLNVEFKLHVDGAYGGFIYPFTNLNSHYTFQNKHITSFTCDGHKMLQTPYGTGLFLIRKGFMEYVCTDEAQYIPGKDYTICGSRSGANAISIWMVLMTHGSAGWQYKMESLCDRASRICNKLDELGIKYFHNPFINIITIKNGYISRQLAEKYHLVADSYEFEAKWWKIVVMPHVKQGYIDSFLQEIEAERKALTIDQ, from the coding sequence ATGTATTGGAAAAAGCTCACCCAGAACGAGATTAAAGAAACGATCTTTAGCGCTTTAACTAAAAACTCTAATTATCGTGATGAGATAATTTTTGGAGTACCCGGCACTTTCCTTGATAGCGAACAATTCTATCCTGATGCTCCGTTTTTAAAGGATTCTCCTTATTTATCGGTACTGGTAAATAATCCTAATCACATTGGCTGCCATACGTTGTCGGATGAACCAGTTGAAGAACTATTTGCCGGAACACATGAAATTGAAAAGGACCTGATAAAGTTGTGTGCCGAGCAGCTGTTTAAAGCTGAAACGAATAGTGTTGATGGTTATGTTGCTCCCGGAGGAACTGAAGCTAATATTCAGGCGATGTGGGTGTATCGTAATTATTTCGTGAAAGAATTTGGGGCTAAGATTGACGAAATTGCATTGGTCTACTCTCAGGACAGCCACTATTCGATGCCTAAAGGTGGAAATATTCTTAATCTGCAGTCGGTTATTGTTGAAGTAGAAGAGGAAACCCGATCGATTAAGCAATCTGACCTTGAGACCAAAGTTAACCAGGCTCTTACCAATGGAATAAAATACTTTATAGTGATTGCGAACATGTCGACCACTATGTTTGGTTCCGTTGATGATGTTGATCATCTTGCGGCATATTTTGACTCTCTAAACGTTGAGTTTAAATTACACGTTGATGGAGCTTATGGTGGATTTATTTACCCTTTCACCAATTTAAATAGTCACTATACCTTCCAAAACAAACATATTACCTCCTTTACCTGCGACGGGCATAAAATGCTGCAAACGCCTTATGGCACCGGCTTATTTTTGATTCGTAAAGGTTTTATGGAATATGTTTGTACCGATGAGGCTCAATACATACCAGGTAAGGATTATACGATTTGTGGAAGCCGCTCCGGTGCTAATGCCATTTCAATCTGGATGGTGTTAATGACTCACGGATCTGCCGGATGGCAATATAAAATGGAATCTTTATGTGATCGCGCCAGCCGGATTTGCAATAAACTGGATGAACTCGGCATCAAGTATTTCCATAATCCGTTTATCAATATTATCACGATTAAAAACGGTTATATATCGAGACAATTAGCAGAAAAATATCACCTGGTTGCCGACAGCTATGAGTTTGAAGCTAAATGGTGGAAAATTGTTGTAATGCCTCACGTAAAGCAGGGTTATATCGATAGTTTTCTGCAGGAGATCGAGGCCGAACGGAAGGCTTTAACAATTGATCAATAA
- a CDS encoding sensor histidine kinase: MKHWQPEPLFSVPVYLYNVIKLQFVVTIPLALKLFYHLAEEKSKVQAIQSEKLQAELFSLRSQLQPHFLFNVLNSLYLKILDKSNDSAEIVLKISDLLRFSVYDVNRKTVSLEEEILYLKNYIDLQQLRFDNRLEMSLSVFGKVDGYHIEPFLILPFVENSYKYCLSDAHSMAWITISINVNDDWLVVKIENSLPEDSLVTQVADTSKSGVGIANVQRRLELLYPDQHQLTVKNNVSSFFVSLKLKMNNVA; this comes from the coding sequence ATGAAGCATTGGCAGCCGGAGCCTTTATTTTCGGTACCGGTTTATCTATACAATGTGATTAAGCTGCAATTTGTGGTAACCATCCCATTGGCGCTGAAACTGTTTTATCATCTTGCTGAAGAAAAGAGTAAAGTTCAGGCTATACAGTCAGAAAAACTACAAGCCGAGTTATTCTCATTGCGTAGCCAGCTTCAGCCGCATTTTTTATTTAACGTACTCAACAGTTTGTACCTGAAAATTTTAGATAAATCGAACGACTCGGCCGAAATCGTGCTTAAAATTTCAGATTTACTACGTTTTTCAGTTTATGATGTAAATCGGAAAACTGTATCTCTGGAAGAAGAGATTTTATACCTCAAAAATTATATTGATCTGCAGCAGCTTCGGTTTGACAATCGACTTGAAATGAGTCTAAGCGTTTTTGGGAAGGTGGATGGCTATCATATAGAGCCTTTCCTTATCCTTCCTTTTGTCGAAAATAGTTATAAATACTGCTTAAGTGATGCACATTCAATGGCCTGGATTACCATCTCAATAAATGTTAATGATGATTGGTTGGTTGTTAAGATTGAAAATAGTTTACCGGAAGACAGTCTTGTTACTCAAGTAGCTGACACTTCTAAAAGTGGGGTGGGCATCGCTAATGTTCAACGCCGATTAGAATTATTATACCCCGATCAACACCAGTTAACGGTTAAAAATAATGTGTCCAGTTTTTTTGTTTCGTTAAAGTTGAAAATGAATAATGTTGCATAA
- a CDS encoding LytR/AlgR family response regulator transcription factor produces the protein MLHKISCIIIEDELPASRLLEMHIAKFPFLVLKGSYVSPLNAMSVLRTEKIDLVFLDINLPGKTGIEFAKTLPSDVAVIFTTAYTEYAVDGFELEAIDYLLKPVSLARFSKAINKFNKIRQLMPIAEPTELSITEKPFVFVKCERKLMKLFLDDILYFESQGNCLLIYTTGKGCFKTYQTITEMEEKLPENVFCRIHRSFLVSVPKVTAFNSHTITIEGKQLSIGRFYSGEVNKLLRSISLNG, from the coding sequence ATGTTGCATAAAATCAGTTGCATAATTATAGAAGACGAATTACCCGCTTCGCGCCTCCTGGAAATGCATATTGCAAAGTTTCCTTTTTTAGTGTTAAAAGGAAGTTATGTAAGTCCGTTAAATGCAATGTCTGTTTTGAGAACAGAGAAGATCGATCTGGTGTTCTTAGACATTAACCTGCCGGGTAAAACGGGAATTGAATTTGCAAAAACGTTACCTTCTGATGTAGCAGTGATTTTTACAACTGCCTATACAGAATATGCTGTTGACGGTTTTGAGTTGGAGGCTATTGATTACCTGTTAAAACCTGTTTCGTTAGCTCGTTTCTCCAAGGCAATTAATAAGTTTAACAAAATACGTCAGTTGATGCCAATTGCGGAACCAACTGAATTGTCGATAACCGAAAAGCCTTTTGTTTTTGTGAAATGCGAACGAAAGCTGATGAAATTATTTTTAGATGATATCCTGTATTTTGAATCGCAGGGTAATTGTTTATTAATCTACACAACCGGTAAGGGCTGTTTTAAAACCTATCAGACGATTACAGAAATGGAGGAGAAGCTGCCCGAGAATGTTTTTTGCAGAATTCATCGCTCATTTTTAGTCTCAGTTCCTAAAGTAACAGCCTTCAATAGCCATACTATAACCATTGAAGGCAAGCAGTTGTCGATCGGCCGGTTTTATAGTGGTGAGGTTAATAAATTGCTGCGTTCGATTAGCTTGAATGGGTGA